From the Gadus chalcogrammus isolate NIFS_2021 chromosome 15, NIFS_Gcha_1.0, whole genome shotgun sequence genome, one window contains:
- the LOC130405212 gene encoding putative nuclease HARBI1, with the protein MPIKAREEERRNQITSKMPSASACVSIAMFLVLFLRLSARNRRLQARRRGLRRLQVLLDETLIGAPARYCALNLNMPVLRIWLDVESELRQDFRLSRTAMRSLQRLLHREQDHGWGKDLEVLIYTYWLAHGLSYRVVSRVFNVPKPTVHRIIHRVAQNIWDNLGRAISFPPTANLPAVGQGFANISGTPAFHNVVGAIDGSHIRIKPPQRHRLDYLNYKGFYSVNMQAICDSNGRFLDIYVGYPGSVHDTRVMKNSTFYTARRYPPAGYILLGDGGYPCLETPICLITPFKEPVQGQVQQRFNYHQAKGRSIIERAFGMMKTRWRSTLFRALEVKPTFAPQVIASCAFLHNVCMDNGDTLVPDEDILGDRHDPQPPREPMAYNETSGNDVRNRLAAQVSGNAQAP; encoded by the exons ATGCCAATAAAAGCCAGAGAAGAAGAGCGCCGGAATCAAATCACTTCGAAGATGCCGTCTGCAAGTGCGTGCGTGTCCATTGCGATGTTTTTGGTTCTTTTTTTGCGATTGTCTGCAAGAAATCGCAGACTTCAAGCAAGGAGAAGAGGTCTACGACGCCTCCAAGTGCTGTTGGATGAAACTTTG ATTGGTGCTCCGGCCAGATACTGTGCCTTAAACCTGAACATGCCTGTACTGCGCATTTGGTTGGATGTGGAGTCGGAGCTGAGGCAGGATTTCCGCCTCAGCAGAACAGCAATGCGCAGTTTACAGAGGCTTTTGCACAGGGAGCAGGACCATGGCTGGGGTAAAGATTTGGAAGTCCTCATCTACACCTATTGGCTAGCACATGGACTCTCTTACCGGGTGGTGTCCCGTGTCTTCAACGTGCCAAAGCCTACAGTTCACCGCATCATCCACAGAGTGGCCCAGAACATATGGGACAATCTGGGCAGAGCAATCAGCTTTCCTCCAACAGCGAACCTGCCCGCAGTTGGTCAGGGATTTGCTAACATTTCGGGAACCCCTGCATTCCACAATGTGGTTGGAGCTATCGACGGCAGCCACATCCGAATCAAACCTCCACAGCGTCACAGATTGGACTATTTGAATTACAAAGGTTTTTACTCAGTAAACATGCAGGCAATATGTGACTCTAATGGGAGGTTTCTGGACATTTATGTGGGGTACCCGGGATCTGTCCACGATACACGTGTTATGAAAAATAGCACTTTTTATACTGCAAGACGGTATCCCCCAGCGGGCTACATCCTTCTGGGTGATGGTGGGTATCCCTGTCTGGAAACTCCAATTTGCCTCATCACTCCATTCAAGGAGCCAGTGCAAGGACAAGTACAGCAGAGGTTCAATTACCACCAGGCAAAGGGGCGCAGCATAATTGAGAGGGCGTTTGGAATGATGAAGACCAGGTGGAGGTCGACACTTTTCAGGGCTTTAGAGGTGAAGCCCACATTTGCACCACAGGTCATCGCTTCATGTGCCTTTTTGCACAATGTGTGTATGGACAATGGTGACACTCTGGTTCCAGATGAGGACATTTTAGGAGATCGGCACGACCCCCAACCTCCCCGTGAACCCATGGCATACAACGAAACCTCTGGGAATGATGTCAGAAACAGACTGGCTGCCCAAGTTTCAGGCAATGCACAAGCCCCATGA